Proteins encoded in a region of the Caldalkalibacillus thermarum genome:
- the uvrB gene encoding excinuclease ABC subunit UvrB: MEGRFQLVSKYEPQGDQPQAIAKLVESIQAGQKHQTLLGATGTGKTFTVAQVISKVNKPTLVIAHNKTLAAQLHSELKEFFPHNAVEYFVSYYDYYQPEAYIPHTDTYIEKDASINDEIDKLRHSATSALLERRDVIIVSSVSCIYGLGSPEEYRDLVLSLRVGMEKDRDEVLRKLVDIQYVRNDVNFHRGTFRVRGDVLEIFPASRDEQAIRVEFFGDEIERITEIDVLTGELVGERQHVAIFPASHYVTREEKMKRAIKSIEAELEERLQELRGQGKLLEAQRLEQRTRYDLEMLSEMGFCSGIENYSRHLTGRPAGAPPYTLLDYFPDDFLIVIDESHVTIPQIRGMFNGDYARKKVLIEHGFRLPSAADNRPLRFEEFEQRINQVLYVSATPGPYELEHTPQVVEQIIRPTGLLDPTIDVRPIKGQIDDLVGEIQERVKKNERVLVTTLTKKMAEDLTDYLKEIGIKVRYLHSEIKTLERMHIIRELRLGVFDVLVGINLLREGLDIPEVSLVAILDADKEGFLRSERSLIQTIGRAARNANGHVIMYADHVTESMRAAIEETKRRRQIQQAYNEKHGITPKTIVKPVYDVIEATKVIEDKEAYRATPDVDKLSRKEKEDLIKKLEKEMKAAAKELNFERAAELRDLILELKAELEG; encoded by the coding sequence GTGGAAGGCCGTTTTCAATTGGTATCAAAGTACGAACCCCAGGGTGACCAACCCCAAGCCATTGCCAAATTAGTGGAAAGCATTCAGGCTGGCCAAAAACATCAAACGCTGCTGGGAGCAACGGGAACAGGGAAAACATTTACCGTGGCCCAGGTGATCAGCAAGGTGAACAAGCCCACGCTGGTCATCGCCCACAATAAAACCCTGGCTGCCCAGCTGCACAGCGAATTGAAAGAGTTTTTTCCCCATAATGCTGTTGAATACTTTGTCAGTTATTATGATTACTACCAGCCTGAGGCTTATATTCCTCATACTGATACGTATATTGAAAAGGATGCCAGCATCAACGATGAAATAGACAAATTGCGCCACTCGGCCACCAGTGCCCTGTTGGAGCGGCGCGATGTGATTATTGTCTCCAGTGTGTCCTGCATCTACGGTTTAGGTTCGCCGGAAGAGTACCGTGATTTGGTGCTTTCCCTCCGGGTAGGCATGGAAAAAGACCGGGACGAAGTGTTGCGCAAGCTGGTGGATATCCAGTATGTGCGCAACGATGTCAACTTTCACCGCGGTACATTCCGGGTGCGCGGGGATGTGCTGGAAATTTTCCCGGCTTCACGGGATGAACAGGCGATCCGGGTGGAATTTTTTGGTGACGAGATTGAGCGCATCACGGAAATAGATGTCTTAACTGGTGAACTGGTAGGCGAACGGCAGCATGTGGCGATTTTTCCTGCTTCCCACTATGTCACCCGCGAGGAGAAGATGAAGCGGGCCATTAAAAGCATTGAGGCTGAGCTGGAAGAGCGTTTGCAAGAATTGAGGGGGCAAGGAAAATTATTAGAAGCCCAGCGCTTGGAGCAGCGCACCCGCTACGATCTGGAAATGCTGTCTGAAATGGGCTTTTGCTCTGGAATCGAAAACTATTCCAGACACCTGACCGGCCGTCCGGCAGGGGCGCCGCCTTATACCTTGCTCGATTATTTCCCCGATGATTTCCTGATCGTCATTGATGAATCCCATGTGACCATTCCCCAGATCAGAGGGATGTTCAACGGTGACTACGCCCGCAAAAAGGTGCTGATTGAACACGGCTTCCGCTTGCCATCAGCTGCTGACAACCGTCCCTTGCGCTTTGAGGAGTTTGAACAGCGTATCAACCAGGTGCTGTATGTGTCCGCGACACCTGGTCCCTATGAACTGGAGCATACGCCCCAAGTGGTGGAACAGATCATCCGTCCCACCGGCCTGCTTGATCCCACCATTGATGTGCGTCCGATCAAGGGACAGATTGACGATCTGGTCGGGGAGATTCAGGAGCGGGTCAAAAAGAATGAGCGGGTGCTGGTCACTACCTTGACCAAGAAAATGGCGGAAGACTTAACCGACTACCTGAAAGAGATCGGCATCAAGGTGCGTTATCTGCACTCGGAGATAAAGACCTTGGAGCGCATGCACATTATCCGGGAACTGCGTTTGGGAGTGTTTGATGTCCTGGTCGGCATTAACTTGTTGAGAGAGGGGCTGGATATCCCGGAAGTGTCTCTCGTGGCCATTTTGGATGCCGATAAAGAAGGCTTCCTCCGTTCGGAACGTTCCCTGATCCAGACCATTGGCCGTGCTGCCCGCAATGCCAATGGTCATGTCATTATGTATGCTGATCACGTGACCGAGTCGATGCGGGCGGCGATAGAAGAGACCAAGCGGCGCCGCCAAATCCAGCAAGCTTATAATGAAAAGCACGGCATCACCCCCAAAACCATTGTCAAACCGGTCTACGATGTGATCGAAGCCACCAAGGTGATCGAAGATAAAGAAGCGTACCGTGCCACACCCGATGTAGACAAACTGTCGCGCAAAGAGAAGGAAGATTTGATCAAGAAGCTGGAAAAAGAAATGAAAGCAGCTGCCAAGGAGTTAAATTTTGAACGGGCAGCGGAGTTGCGCGATCTCATCTTGGAATTGAAAGCGGAACTGGAAGGATGA
- the hprK gene encoding HPr(Ser) kinase/phosphatase: MGQLKVKKIVDKFQLEVLSGKEYLDRLITTSDLSRPGLEMAGYFTYYPADRIQILGRTELSFFERLHPQEKEVRMLKLCHEKTPCVCISRGMDAPPELLKASKEKKMPVLRSQMTTTQLMSKLTHFLETELAPQTAMHGVLVDVYGVGVLITGQSGIGKSETALELVKRGHRLVADDVVEIRQPEENELVGTAPKLIRHLLEIRGVGIINVMTLFGAGAVRNYKKISMVCHLENWDNTKPYDRLGLDEQKIKIIDTYVPQITIPVRPGRNLAVIVEVAAMNFRLKRMGFNAAEHFAHRLTAAIEEHDDKHDDL; the protein is encoded by the coding sequence ATGGGCCAGTTAAAAGTCAAAAAAATTGTGGATAAGTTCCAGTTGGAAGTTCTTTCGGGCAAGGAATACCTGGACCGGTTGATTACAACCAGTGACTTGTCCCGGCCCGGACTGGAGATGGCAGGGTACTTTACCTATTATCCAGCTGACCGGATTCAAATTTTGGGCAGAACGGAATTATCATTCTTTGAACGGTTGCATCCCCAGGAAAAAGAAGTGCGCATGCTGAAACTTTGTCATGAAAAGACGCCTTGCGTGTGCATCTCCAGGGGGATGGATGCCCCTCCGGAACTGTTAAAAGCTTCAAAGGAAAAAAAGATGCCCGTATTGCGCAGTCAGATGACCACCACACAGCTGATGAGCAAATTAACCCATTTTCTGGAGACTGAGCTTGCACCCCAAACGGCCATGCATGGGGTTTTGGTTGATGTTTACGGCGTAGGGGTGCTGATTACCGGTCAAAGCGGCATCGGTAAAAGTGAAACAGCTCTGGAACTTGTGAAACGGGGACACCGCCTGGTGGCTGATGATGTGGTGGAAATCCGCCAGCCGGAGGAAAATGAGCTGGTTGGTACGGCACCCAAACTCATCCGCCATCTTCTGGAAATCCGAGGTGTGGGCATTATTAATGTCATGACGTTATTTGGGGCGGGGGCTGTGCGTAATTATAAAAAAATCTCCATGGTCTGCCACTTGGAAAACTGGGATAACACCAAACCCTATGACCGTTTGGGGCTGGATGAGCAGAAAATCAAAATTATTGACACATATGTTCCCCAGATTACTATCCCGGTGCGTCCGGGGCGAAACCTGGCTGTCATTGTGGAGGTGGCGGCCATGAACTTCCGCTTGAAACGTATGGGCTTTAACGCCGCTGAACATTTTGCCCACCGTTTGACGGCCGCCATTGAAGAGCATGACGACAAACATGATGATCTGTAG
- the thiC gene encoding phosphomethylpyrimidine synthase ThiC has translation MGNDVQPQVSIPSSPGSRKVYVQGSRPDIKVPMREIEQSPTLKPEGEEKNPPLRVYDTSGPYTDPEQQVDFRKGLPPLRRKWILERGDVEEYEGRKVKPEDNGYRSSEGRPFSDLPQSSARKPLRAKKGKVVTQRYYARQGIITPEMEFVALREGVSPEFVRDEVARGRAIIPVNINHPESEPMIIGRHFHVKVNANIGNSSVTSSVAEEVEKMTWAIRWGADTIMDLSTGKDIHTTREWIIRNSPVPVGTVPIYQALEKVNGKPEDLTWEIYRDTLIEQAEQGVDYFTIHAGVLLRYIPLTAGRVTGIVSRGGSIMAAWCLAHHEENFLYTHFEEICQILNQYDIAVSLGDGLRPGSIADANDEAQFAELETLGELTKIAWEYDVQVMVEGPGHVPLHLLKENVDKQMEICHEAPFYTLGPLTTDIAPGYDHITSAIGAAVIGWHGTSMLCYVTPKEHLGLPNKHDVREGVIAYKIAAHAADLAKGHPNARKRDDALSKARFEFRWNDQFNLSLDPERARAYHDETLPAEGAKTAHFCSMCGPKFCSMKITHELREYAQTKGLEIEAAVQKGLKEKAEEFKKEGSQLYK, from the coding sequence ATGGGGAATGATGTTCAACCACAAGTTTCGATTCCATCATCTCCGGGCAGTCGTAAAGTGTATGTGCAAGGCTCCAGACCAGATATTAAAGTACCTATGCGCGAAATTGAACAATCACCGACACTGAAGCCGGAGGGAGAAGAAAAAAATCCTCCTCTCAGAGTGTATGATACAAGCGGGCCTTATACGGATCCAGAACAGCAAGTCGATTTCAGGAAAGGGCTTCCTCCACTGCGGAGAAAATGGATTTTGGAGAGAGGGGACGTGGAAGAATACGAAGGCCGGAAAGTAAAGCCTGAAGATAATGGATATCGTTCGAGTGAAGGCAGGCCGTTCAGTGACCTTCCGCAAAGTTCGGCCAGAAAACCGCTCAGGGCCAAGAAAGGGAAAGTGGTTACACAACGCTATTATGCCCGGCAGGGAATCATAACGCCAGAAATGGAGTTTGTGGCCTTGCGTGAAGGGGTTTCTCCAGAATTTGTCCGGGATGAAGTTGCCCGTGGCCGGGCGATTATTCCAGTCAATATTAATCATCCTGAGAGTGAACCCATGATCATTGGCCGCCATTTTCATGTTAAAGTAAACGCCAATATTGGCAACTCGTCCGTCACCTCCTCTGTCGCTGAAGAAGTGGAAAAAATGACCTGGGCGATCCGTTGGGGAGCAGACACGATTATGGATTTATCTACCGGGAAAGACATACATACGACCCGGGAGTGGATTATCCGCAATTCACCTGTTCCTGTGGGTACAGTACCCATCTATCAAGCGTTGGAAAAAGTAAACGGCAAGCCAGAAGATCTGACATGGGAGATATACCGGGATACGCTGATTGAACAGGCTGAACAGGGGGTAGATTATTTTACGATCCATGCCGGTGTATTGTTAAGATATATTCCATTAACAGCGGGCAGAGTGACCGGCATCGTTTCCCGGGGCGGTTCCATTATGGCTGCGTGGTGTCTGGCCCATCACGAAGAAAACTTTTTGTATACCCATTTTGAAGAGATCTGTCAGATCCTGAATCAGTATGATATCGCCGTTTCTTTAGGTGATGGACTGCGTCCCGGATCTATTGCGGATGCCAACGATGAAGCCCAGTTTGCCGAATTGGAAACGTTGGGTGAGTTAACCAAAATAGCCTGGGAATATGATGTCCAGGTGATGGTGGAAGGTCCGGGCCATGTGCCCCTGCATTTGCTGAAAGAAAATGTGGACAAACAGATGGAGATCTGCCATGAAGCACCATTCTATACTTTAGGTCCGCTGACCACCGACATTGCTCCCGGTTACGATCATATTACCTCTGCGATCGGTGCAGCCGTCATCGGCTGGCATGGAACGTCAATGCTGTGTTATGTCACCCCTAAAGAGCACCTTGGTTTGCCTAATAAGCATGATGTGCGTGAAGGGGTCATCGCTTATAAAATTGCAGCTCATGCCGCTGACTTGGCCAAAGGCCATCCCAATGCCCGCAAAAGGGATGATGCACTGTCGAAGGCACGTTTTGAATTTCGGTGGAATGACCAGTTTAACTTGTCTCTTGATCCGGAACGGGCCAGGGCCTATCATGATGAAACCCTTCCCGCCGAAGGGGCCAAGACCGCCCATTTCTGTTCCATGTGCGGCCCCAAGTTTTGCAGTATGAAAATCACTCACGAACTCCGAGAATATGCCCAAACAAAAGGTTTGGAGATAGAAGCAGCCGTTCAAAAAGGCTTAAAAGAAAAAGCGGAGGAATTTAAGAAGGAGGGCAGCCAGCTTTACAAATAA
- the lgt gene encoding prolipoprotein diacylglyceryl transferase — MSEHFAAEAIQPLDPVAFQLGPLSVHWYGVIIGFGALLGLLWAIKEGKRHGIVPDTFLDLMVYGLPVAVIGARTYYVIFQWDYYRENPADIIAIWKGGLAIHGALIGAVLVAIWFSRKRNISFWKLMDIVAPSFILGQAIGRWGNFMNQEAHGGVVSREFLESLYLPEFIINQMYIYNPAPGGGLDPGFYYHHPTFLYESLWNLLGFVVLIGIRRLNIRQGELFLSYLIWYSTGRFFIEGLRTDSLMLTEFLRAAQVMSITLIIVAVAVMILRRQLGWAKNSYWTPVAAQTVQEKKGSKRKGKRKKR, encoded by the coding sequence GTGAGTGAGCATTTTGCAGCAGAAGCGATTCAGCCGTTGGACCCTGTCGCCTTTCAGTTGGGGCCGCTCTCGGTGCACTGGTATGGCGTGATCATTGGCTTCGGAGCCTTATTGGGCCTGCTGTGGGCCATCAAAGAGGGCAAGCGGCACGGCATTGTTCCTGATACATTCCTGGATTTAATGGTTTATGGTCTTCCTGTGGCCGTGATTGGGGCCAGAACTTACTATGTTATTTTCCAATGGGATTACTACCGGGAAAACCCGGCTGATATTATTGCCATTTGGAAGGGCGGGCTGGCCATCCATGGCGCCCTGATCGGCGCCGTGCTGGTCGCTATCTGGTTTTCCCGCAAGCGCAACATCTCTTTTTGGAAATTGATGGATATTGTGGCTCCCAGCTTTATTTTGGGGCAAGCGATCGGCCGCTGGGGGAACTTTATGAACCAGGAAGCCCACGGCGGGGTCGTTTCCCGTGAGTTCCTGGAAAGTTTATATTTACCCGAGTTTATTATCAATCAAATGTACATCTACAACCCTGCGCCCGGCGGAGGGCTGGACCCCGGTTTTTATTACCATCATCCCACGTTTTTATATGAGTCTCTCTGGAATTTGCTCGGCTTTGTGGTGCTGATCGGCATTCGCCGCCTGAATATCCGCCAGGGCGAACTGTTTCTCAGCTATTTGATCTGGTACTCAACAGGCCGGTTCTTTATTGAAGGGCTGCGGACGGACAGTTTAATGCTCACTGAATTTTTGCGGGCGGCCCAGGTGATGAGCATCACCTTGATTATTGTGGCTGTGGCGGTGATGATTTTGCGCCGGCAGCTGGGCTGGGCTAAAAATTCATATTGGACACCGGTGGCAGCGCAAACGGTGCAGGAAAAGAAGGGTTCCAAGCGCAAAGGGAAAAGAAAAAAAAGATAA
- a CDS encoding phage holin family protein — protein MLTRWIMSVLSTWVVLMVISGYFSDYFFIRDMKVALLAALILSIINAVIRPVLVFLTLPITILSLGLFLLVINALTLLLTAYLVDGFTISGFWAAFFIGILISILNYLIHTLILKRWK, from the coding sequence ATGTTGACGCGCTGGATAATGAGTGTGCTGAGCACATGGGTCGTGCTCATGGTGATTTCAGGCTACTTTAGTGACTATTTTTTTATCCGTGATATGAAAGTGGCGTTGTTAGCCGCTCTCATTCTCTCTATTATCAATGCCGTGATCCGGCCTGTTCTTGTTTTTTTGACTCTGCCGATCACGATCTTAAGTCTCGGTTTGTTTTTGTTGGTGATCAATGCTTTAACCCTGCTCTTGACCGCGTATCTGGTGGATGGATTTACTATCAGCGGATTTTGGGCCGCCTTTTTCATCGGAATCTTGATCAGCATCTTAAATTACTTGATTCATACCTTAATTCTTAAGCGTTGGAAGTAA
- the motA gene encoding flagellar motor stator protein MotA: protein MDKTSFLGIIIGIAAVLLGMMAKGTNLGVLINSAAIIIIFVGTVASITIAFPSSELKRIPALFRIIFSQQKLPTVQELIPQFKDWANIARREGLLALEDHVETVEDPFLKYGMKMVIDGQSPEFIRQMMEEDLEAMAERHAAGAQIFSQAGTYAPTLGVLGAVIGLIAALGDLNDIERLGPAIAAAFVATLLGIFTGYVLWHPMANKLKRKSQQELQIKQVMIEGILAIQEGVSPRVIEDKLLAYVPTKQRLVNDTAVQEGEELDA from the coding sequence ATGGATAAAACATCATTTCTAGGCATTATCATTGGTATTGCTGCAGTCCTATTAGGGATGATGGCCAAAGGAACGAACCTTGGGGTTCTAATCAACTCGGCTGCTATTATTATTATTTTCGTAGGCACGGTTGCTTCAATTACCATCGCTTTCCCTTCCAGCGAATTGAAGCGGATCCCTGCCCTGTTTCGCATTATTTTTAGCCAGCAGAAACTGCCCACTGTTCAGGAGCTGATTCCCCAGTTTAAGGATTGGGCCAATATTGCCCGGCGCGAAGGCCTGCTGGCCCTCGAAGACCATGTGGAAACAGTAGAGGATCCCTTCCTAAAATACGGCATGAAAATGGTGATCGACGGTCAATCACCCGAATTTATCCGCCAAATGATGGAAGAAGATTTGGAGGCCATGGCGGAGCGCCATGCGGCAGGTGCCCAAATTTTTTCCCAAGCCGGCACTTATGCCCCAACACTTGGGGTCCTTGGTGCGGTTATAGGCTTAATTGCCGCCCTGGGTGATTTAAATGATATTGAACGTTTAGGGCCTGCCATAGCAGCTGCCTTCGTGGCCACACTACTAGGTATTTTTACCGGTTATGTGCTCTGGCATCCCATGGCTAACAAGCTGAAGCGTAAGTCCCAACAGGAGCTGCAAATTAAACAGGTCATGATTGAAGGCATTTTGGCTATTCAAGAGGGAGTTTCGCCCCGTGTGATCGAAGACAAACTGCTGGCCTATGTTCCAACTAAACAGCGCCTGGTGAATGACACCGCCGTGCAAGAAGGGGAAGAGCTGGATGCGTAG
- the uvrA gene encoding excinuclease ABC subunit UvrA: protein MSNRFISVKGARVHNLKNIDVTIPRNQFVVLTGLSGSGKSSLAFDTIYAEGQRRYVESLSAYARQFLGQMDKPDVDAIEGLSPAISIDQKTTSKNPRSTVGTVTEIYDYLRLLFARIGRPHCPTHGIEITSQTVEQMVDRILEYPERTKLQILAPVVRGRKGEHAKLLEQIAKQGFVRVRIDGEVRDLAEEIKLEKNKKHTIEVVVDRIILKDGITSRLADSIETALDIADGKVLVDVIGQEELLFSSNLACPECGFSIEELAPRLFSFNSPYGACPYCDGLGSRLEVDPDLVIPDPNLSINEGALAPWEGSSSPYYEQLLACVCDHFGIDRDTPFGELPQGQQDLLLYGSKGERFYFRYENELGQIREQHVPFEGVIPHVERRYKETGSDYVREQLEAYMSHKACPKCQGARLRPEALAVTINGKNIDYVTRLSVAEAKQFFASLTLTEKEQKIAQLILREIEERLGFLIDVGLDYLTLNRSAGTLSGGEAQRIRLATQIGSKLTGVLYVLDEPSIGLHQRDNDRLIRTLEQMRDLGNTLLVVEHDEDTMLAADHLIDIGPGAGAHGGRVVAQGTPEEVMNNPNSLTGQYLSGKKFIPLPAQRRQPNGKWLEIIGARENNLKNVNVKIPLGVFTCVTGVSGSGKSTLVNEILLKALMRQYYRSKVKPGEHEEIKGTEHLDKVVNIDQSPIGRTPRSNPATYTGVFDDIREVFAQTTEAKMRGYKKGRFSFNVKGGRCEACRGDGIIKIEMHFLPDVYVPCEVCKGKRYNRETLEVTYKGKTIADVLNMTVEEALDFFQNIPRIKRKLQTLQDVGLGYMRLGQPATTLSGGEAQRVKLASELHRRSTGRTLYILDEPTTGLHIEDIRRLLEVLKRLVDNGDTVLVIEHHLDVIKVADYIIDLGPEGGDGGGEIVATGTPEEICQVKRSYTGQYLGPILERDRRRMKQQETVKV, encoded by the coding sequence ATGAGCAACCGATTCATCTCTGTCAAAGGAGCCCGGGTGCACAACTTGAAAAATATTGATGTGACGATTCCCCGCAACCAGTTTGTGGTGTTGACCGGATTGTCCGGATCGGGCAAATCGTCCTTGGCCTTTGATACGATTTATGCGGAGGGGCAGCGGCGTTATGTGGAATCCCTCTCCGCCTATGCCCGCCAATTTTTGGGACAAATGGATAAGCCGGATGTGGATGCCATTGAAGGTTTGTCCCCGGCCATTTCCATTGATCAGAAAACGACCAGCAAGAACCCCCGTTCCACAGTAGGAACAGTGACAGAAATTTATGATTATCTCCGCCTGCTGTTTGCCCGCATCGGGCGCCCCCACTGTCCCACCCACGGGATTGAAATTACTTCCCAGACGGTGGAGCAGATGGTGGACCGCATCCTGGAGTATCCCGAGCGGACCAAGCTGCAAATATTGGCTCCGGTGGTTCGCGGGCGCAAGGGTGAACATGCCAAGTTGCTGGAACAGATTGCCAAGCAAGGCTTTGTGCGGGTCAGAATTGACGGCGAGGTGCGTGATCTGGCCGAAGAGATCAAACTGGAGAAAAACAAAAAGCATACCATTGAAGTTGTCGTGGACCGCATTATCCTCAAGGATGGCATCACCTCCCGTTTGGCCGACTCCATTGAAACGGCGCTGGACATTGCCGATGGCAAGGTGCTGGTTGATGTGATCGGTCAGGAAGAGTTGCTGTTCAGCTCTAACCTGGCTTGTCCCGAATGCGGCTTCAGCATCGAGGAATTGGCGCCGCGGCTGTTTTCATTTAACAGTCCTTATGGGGCTTGCCCCTACTGTGACGGCCTGGGCAGCCGCCTGGAAGTAGATCCGGACCTGGTCATTCCTGATCCCAACCTGTCCATTAACGAAGGGGCGCTTGCCCCTTGGGAAGGCTCAAGTTCCCCCTATTACGAACAGCTGTTAGCCTGCGTCTGTGACCATTTTGGCATTGACCGTGATACCCCCTTTGGGGAGCTGCCCCAAGGTCAACAAGACTTGCTGCTGTACGGCAGCAAAGGAGAACGTTTCTACTTCCGCTATGAGAATGAATTGGGCCAGATCCGGGAACAACATGTCCCCTTTGAAGGTGTCATTCCTCATGTGGAGCGCCGTTACAAGGAGACAGGGTCAGACTATGTCCGCGAACAGCTTGAAGCCTACATGAGCCACAAGGCTTGTCCCAAGTGCCAGGGAGCCCGCCTGCGGCCCGAGGCGTTGGCCGTCACCATCAATGGCAAAAACATTGATTATGTGACACGCCTCTCCGTGGCAGAAGCCAAGCAGTTTTTTGCATCTTTGACCTTGACGGAGAAAGAACAAAAGATTGCCCAGCTCATTTTGCGCGAGATTGAGGAGCGGCTGGGATTCCTGATTGATGTGGGCCTTGATTATTTAACCCTGAACCGCTCGGCCGGCACCTTAAGCGGAGGAGAGGCTCAGCGTATCCGCCTGGCCACCCAGATTGGATCGAAGCTGACGGGGGTCCTCTATGTGCTGGATGAACCTTCCATCGGTTTGCACCAGCGGGACAATGACCGCTTGATCCGCACCTTGGAACAGATGCGTGATTTGGGCAATACTTTGCTGGTCGTGGAGCACGATGAGGATACTATGCTGGCGGCCGATCATTTAATCGATATTGGTCCGGGTGCTGGTGCCCATGGGGGACGGGTGGTGGCCCAGGGCACGCCGGAAGAGGTGATGAATAATCCCAACTCCCTTACCGGACAATATCTCAGCGGGAAAAAATTTATTCCCCTCCCAGCCCAGCGGCGCCAGCCCAATGGCAAATGGCTGGAGATTATCGGGGCCCGGGAAAACAACCTGAAAAATGTAAACGTCAAAATCCCCTTGGGCGTGTTCACGTGTGTCACCGGGGTTTCTGGATCAGGCAAAAGCACACTGGTGAATGAAATTTTGCTCAAGGCGCTCATGCGGCAATACTACCGCTCCAAAGTCAAACCCGGAGAACATGAGGAGATCAAAGGCACGGAACATCTGGATAAAGTGGTCAATATTGACCAGTCACCCATTGGGCGGACCCCCCGGTCCAATCCGGCCACCTACACAGGCGTGTTTGATGATATCCGGGAAGTATTTGCCCAGACCACGGAAGCAAAGATGAGAGGCTACAAAAAGGGCCGTTTCAGCTTCAATGTCAAAGGTGGGCGCTGTGAAGCATGCCGGGGAGACGGGATCATTAAGATTGAGATGCACTTTTTACCCGATGTGTATGTGCCTTGTGAAGTGTGCAAGGGCAAACGCTATAACCGGGAAACCCTGGAGGTCACCTATAAGGGGAAAACGATTGCCGATGTGCTGAACATGACCGTGGAAGAAGCCCTTGACTTTTTCCAGAACATCCCCCGCATCAAGCGCAAGCTGCAAACCTTGCAAGATGTCGGCTTGGGCTATATGCGCCTGGGCCAGCCGGCCACCACGTTGTCCGGAGGGGAAGCCCAGCGGGTGAAGCTGGCTTCCGAACTGCACCGCCGCAGCACCGGGCGCACCCTGTACATTCTGGATGAGCCGACCACAGGTTTGCACATCGAGGACATCCGCCGCCTGTTGGAAGTGCTGAAGCGGCTGGTGGACAATGGGGACACGGTGCTGGTCATCGAGCACCATCTGGATGTGATCAAAGTGGCCGATTATATAATTGACCTTGGACCTGAGGGAGGGGACGGAGGCGGTGAGATTGTCGCCACAGGCACCCCGGAAGAAATCTGCCAGGTCAAGCGTTCTTATACCGGCCAGTATCTGGGGCCCATTTTGGAACGGGACCGTCGGCGCATGAAACAGCAAGAAACCGTCAAGGTATGA
- the motB gene encoding flagellar motor protein MotB produces MRRYKKRTDEEHINETWLIPYADMLTLLLALFIILYASSTLDAQKLERIIQTFTTAFQGGQPVLQSPAVTPDETTEGTNDEQDEEESPQEEPGSGFREREMEELRRLQERINTYIKQRNLQLSLKTELTEAGLIITILDHALFDSGSAVVKPDAVKLAREISNLLVSDPPRHIEVSGHTDNVPIHNSHFRSNWDLSAMRAINFLKIILENENLSPEYFSVRGYGEYKPVATNDTAEGRQQNRRVEVLILPNY; encoded by the coding sequence ATGCGTAGATATAAAAAGCGCACTGATGAGGAGCATATAAACGAAACATGGTTAATCCCCTATGCGGATATGCTGACCTTGCTGTTAGCCCTGTTTATTATCCTCTATGCTTCCAGCACGCTGGATGCACAAAAACTGGAGCGCATTATTCAAACCTTTACCACAGCGTTTCAAGGGGGACAACCCGTGCTGCAATCTCCAGCCGTAACACCTGATGAAACAACGGAAGGAACAAACGATGAACAAGATGAAGAGGAAAGCCCTCAAGAAGAGCCAGGATCAGGCTTTAGAGAGAGGGAAATGGAGGAGTTGCGCCGTCTTCAGGAACGGATCAACACCTATATCAAGCAGCGTAACCTGCAACTGAGTCTTAAAACGGAGCTGACCGAAGCAGGGCTGATCATCACGATCCTGGACCATGCCCTTTTTGATTCGGGCAGCGCCGTCGTCAAACCGGATGCGGTCAAGCTGGCCCGGGAAATTTCTAATTTGCTGGTCTCAGATCCTCCCCGGCATATCGAGGTTTCCGGACACACCGATAATGTGCCCATTCACAACAGCCACTTCCGCTCCAACTGGGACCTCAGTGCCATGCGGGCCATTAATTTTCTAAAGATTATCCTGGAAAATGAGAACTTATCCCCTGAATACTTCAGTGTGCGCGGGTACGGCGAGTACAAACCAGTGGCCACGAACGACACAGCGGAAGGGCGCCAGCAAAACAGGCGGGTGGAAGTGCTGATTTTACCTAACTACTAG